The window CTCTCGGCCGCCTTCCACGCCATCCGCGCCGCGCTGCCGGGGATGAAGCAGCGCAAATGGGGCCGGATCATCAATACGGCTTCCGCCCATGCGCTGGTCGCCTCGCCGTTCAAATCGGCCTATGTCGCCGCCAAGCACGGTATCGCTGGCCTGACCAAGACGGTCGCGCTCGAGGCGGCGACCTTCGGCGTCACCGCCAATGCGATCTGCCCCGGCTATGTCTGGACGCCGCTGGTCGAAAAGCAGATCCCCGAGACCATGGCGGCGCGCGGCCTGACCAAGGAACAGGTCATCAACGACGTGCTCCTGCATGCCCAGCCGACCAAGCAGTTCGTCACCAGCGAGGAGGTGGCGGCACTCGCTGTCTTCCTCGCCTCCGATGCGGCAAAGTCGATCACCGGTGTCATCCTGCCGGTCGACGGCGGCTGGACCGCGCAGTGAGGACTTCGCCATGAACCGCAAAGACATCCTCGAC is drawn from Bosea sp. Tri-49 and contains these coding sequences:
- a CDS encoding 3-hydroxybutyrate dehydrogenase → MLKGKTAVVTGSTSGIGLAIARAYAAEGANIVINGFGEPGAIEKERAGIEADFGVKARYSPADMAHGGAIAAMIAEAEAEFGGVDILVNNAGIQFVSPVEEFPVEKWDAIIAINLSAAFHAIRAALPGMKQRKWGRIINTASAHALVASPFKSAYVAAKHGIAGLTKTVALEAATFGVTANAICPGYVWTPLVEKQIPETMAARGLTKEQVINDVLLHAQPTKQFVTSEEVAALAVFLASDAAKSITGVILPVDGGWTAQ